The Antennarius striatus isolate MH-2024 chromosome 23, ASM4005453v1, whole genome shotgun sequence genome has a segment encoding these proteins:
- the LOC137590930 gene encoding C-type isolectin Sp-CL4-like produces the protein MHPAVGVAVLLLVCCLDTVRAGYESGICDRPQPCENGWSRIDTDRCAKYIKDLQTFSGAEDHCHSLGSELVSIHTAKEMFNVLCLTFIPFTPPDTIWIGAKFSRKQGLFTWIDGSEFSYTFWHEGEPNNVNGMEECIEMNFGRWGKWNDTKCSKNNYFVCAKKM, from the exons ATGCATCCTGCTGTGGGAGTTGCTGTGTTGCTTTTGGTGTGCTGTCTGGACACCGTGAGAG CTGGGTACGAAAGTGGAATATGTGACCGACCTCAGCCATGTGAAAATGGATGGAGTCGCATTGATACGGATCGCTGTGCTAAATATATCAAAGATCTGCAAACCTTCAGTGGCGCAGAG GACCACTGTCACTCCTTAGGAAGTGAACTGGTGTCAATACACACAGCAAAGGAGATGTTTAACGTGCTTTGTTTGACCTTTATTCCATTTACTCCACCTGATACTATTTGGATTGGTGCCAAATTCTCAAGAAAGCAG GGTTTATTCACGTGGATTGATGGCTCTGAATTTTCTTATACCTTCTGGCATGAAGGTGAACCAAACAACGTTAATGGAATGGAAGAATGCATCGAAATGAACTTTGGAA GATGGGGAAAATGGAACGACACAAAATGCTCAAAGAacaattattttgtgtgtgcaaagaagatgtga
- the LOC137590914 gene encoding C-type isolectin Sp-CL4-like, whose translation MYPAVGVAVLLLVCCLDTVRADLETGLCDPKESCGDDWYYFDGKERCGLYVMNPLTFSEAEKYCKEQGGELLSISSEKEDFEASCLSFDVFDISHQIWIGAENSEGEFKWTDGTPFSYTYWYKGEPKGTGCAEINFYHLASWSVVDCSKKNFALCTKKA comes from the exons ATGTATCCTGCTGTGGGAGTTGCTGTGCTGCTTTTGGTGTGCTGTCTGGACACTGTGAGAG ctgATCTTGAAACTGGTTTATGTGATCCAAAAGAGTCATGTGGAGACGACTGGTACTACTTTGATGGTAAGGAACGCTGTGGTCTATACGTCATGAATCCACTAACCTTCAGTGAAGCAGAG AAATACTGCAAGGAACAAGGTGGTGAATTGTTGTCAATAAGCAGTGAGAAGGAGGATTTTGAAGCTTCTTGTCTgtcatttgatgtttttgataTTTCACATCAAATTTGGATTGGAGCCGAAAATTCAGAG GGAGAGTTCAAGTGGACTGATGGAACTCCATTTAGCTATACATACTGGTATAAGGGTGAACCAAAAGGCACAGGCTGCGCTGAAATAAACTTTTATC actTGGCATCATGGAGTGTCGTGGACTGCTCAAAGAAGAATTTTGCTCTGTGCACAAAGAAGGCGTGA